A section of the Oncorhynchus gorbuscha isolate QuinsamMale2020 ecotype Even-year linkage group LG06, OgorEven_v1.0, whole genome shotgun sequence genome encodes:
- the LOC124037225 gene encoding zinc finger protein 436-like, translating to MSSLMYYPPAKEEVCWTAKETIVKVENEEEAVTVKKEVESESVTVKEEEKEVAVKEEDEAFRVKEEVVTVKEEKEENKYEVAVFGVKEEENDMPVAVKEEEYVFGVKEGEITVTLEEETGDLISTRERPGSYSESGTSPSEEPDPEASKPARPHHCFQCGKRFIQLGHLKEHKRMHTGEKPYHCSQCEKRFSSSGSLKSHERTHSGEKPFQCSQCGKSFTRLGSLKKHERIHTGEKPYQCAECVKSFSWLEHLEEHKRIHSCEKPYQCSQCGNSFTRLGHLEEHKRIHSGEKPYQCSQCGKSFTRLGSLKKHERIHSGEKPYQCSQCGKSFTQLGNLKDHKRIHTGEKPFHCSQCGKGFTQAGYLKSHKRTHTGEKPYHCSQCGNHFSTSSNLKKHERIH from the exons ATGAGCTCACTAATGTACTACCCGCCTGCTAAAGAAGAGGTCTGTTGGACGGCGAAAGAAACAATCGTGAAAGTGGAGAACGAAGAAGAAGCCGTCACCGTAAAaaaagaggtagagagtgagtccgttacagtgaaagaagaagagaaagaagttGCGGTGAAAGAAGAGGACGAAGCTTTCCGAGTGAAAGAGGAGGTCGTTACTGTGAAAGAAGAAAAAGAGGAAAATAAATATGAGGTTGCCGTTTTTGGAGTTAAAGAGGAAGAGAATGATATGCCTGTCGCAGTGAAGGAAGAGGAATACGTTTTTGGAGTGAAAGAGGGGGAGATTACTGTCACATTGGAGGAGGAGACTGGCGATCTGATTAGCACCA GGGAGAGACCAGGCTCTTACTCTGAAAGTGGGACGAGTCCCTCAGAGGAACCAGACCCAGAGGCGTCCAAACCAGCAAGACCACATCACTGCTTTCAGTGTGGAAAGAGATTTATCCAGTTAGGGCACCTGAAAGAACATAAGAGAATGCACAcgggggagaagccttaccactgctcccaatgtgaaAAGAGATTTTCCTCATCAGGGTCCCTGAAATCACACGAGAGAACGCActcaggagagaagcctttccaatgctcccagtgtggaaagagttttacccggTTAGGGAGCCTGAAaaaacatgagagaatacacacaggagagaagccctaTCAATGTGCTGAGTGTGTAAAGAGTTTTAGCTGGTTAGAGCATCTAGAAGAACATAAAAGAATACACTCATGTGAAAAGCCCTACCaatgctcccaatgtggaaataGTTTTACCCGGTTAGGGCATCTGGAAGAACATAAAAGAATACACTCAGGAGAGAAACCCTaccaatgctcccagtgtggcAAGAGTTTTACTCGGTTAGGGAGCCTGAAAAAACACGAGAGAATACACTCAGGAGAGAAGCCCTaccaatgctcccagtgtggaaagagttttacccagttAGGGAACCTAAAAGATCataagagaatacacacaggggagaagcctttccattgctctcagtgtggaaagggttttacccAAGCAGGGTACCTGAAGTCACataagaggacacacacaggagaaaagccttaccattgttcccagtgtggaaatcACTTCTCCACATCAAGTAACCTGAAAAAACATGAACGGATACACTGA